In Aquimarina sp. TRL1, a single window of DNA contains:
- a CDS encoding DNA cytosine methyltransferase, whose product MVTINSYFSGAGLFDLGFLLAGIEIKQSFEIDKYCCKVQRDNLNHDVIESDIAKKLVFDESDSDVKVFTYPCTKYSTIADIHGTRTGDELFLHAFRHIAISDPEVFVVENVPGMRAFPVVMEAMTKLPNYYVTTFCPIKTSTWLPQRRDRLIIFGSKKPFNWRPPKNATPVKLKDILEINPRVTLPKAIKQRMNGKYRDLPIISDPNRNDIAPTCVAHYAKDKSTRLVKDKRFPLGVRPYSVREYARLQGVPDWYEFNCSDTYAYRMIGNGVSVPVGIWAAEEIKRYFK is encoded by the coding sequence ATGGTTACAATTAATTCATATTTTTCAGGTGCAGGATTATTTGATTTAGGGTTTTTGCTCGCCGGAATCGAAATAAAACAATCTTTTGAGATCGATAAGTATTGTTGTAAGGTACAGCGTGACAACCTTAATCACGATGTAATTGAATCAGATATTGCGAAGAAGCTTGTGTTTGATGAATCAGATTCAGACGTAAAGGTATTCACCTACCCATGTACTAAATACAGTACAATTGCGGATATTCATGGAACAAGAACAGGAGACGAACTATTCTTACATGCCTTCCGGCATATAGCTATCTCAGACCCGGAAGTATTTGTGGTAGAGAACGTACCCGGAATGCGAGCATTTCCAGTGGTAATGGAAGCGATGACAAAGCTTCCTAATTATTACGTGACTACTTTTTGTCCTATTAAGACATCAACATGGCTTCCTCAAAGAAGAGACAGACTTATTATTTTTGGAAGCAAAAAGCCGTTTAATTGGCGCCCTCCAAAAAACGCAACACCTGTAAAGCTTAAAGATATTTTGGAGATAAACCCTAGGGTAACATTACCAAAAGCTATCAAACAAAGAATGAACGGGAAATATCGAGACTTACCAATTATTTCAGACCCGAACAGAAACGACATTGCTCCAACATGCGTGGCGCACTATGCAAAAGATAAGTCGACCAGGCTAGTAAAAGATAAACGATTTCCGTTAGGGGTTAGACCCTATTCAGTTAGAGAATACGCAAGGCTACAAGGAGTGCCTGATTGGTACGAATTTAATTGTTCAGATACCTATGCATACAGAATGATTGGTAACGGAGTTTCCGTACCTGTAGGTATATGGGCAGCAGAAGAAATCAAAAGGTATTTTAAATAA
- a CDS encoding phage minor head protein, producing MLQKAVTEGYGKTLSEVGYISPDWEMISHLKYNVGVFAAFKNHHQIEETVKLLIDDNGEARSWEDFKNAALALNTRYNSVWLKTEYHLAKTSAKAARRWQDIQRTKHIYPNLIYVAVNDGRTRELHKKWHGIILPVDHVFWNTHYIPNDHGCRCNVFRTDKAVDTKGYNVENMPELPPMFNQNTGKTGVVFDKSHPYFKIKNYKNIADMAHKAIMNIQTQQIKQYIVKQQLLDKSFNSQLGKVKILPEAVDRILQQKTENSYQLNAVFYDLKNVIKNALYIKTKEKKGSKYHFLHLQIKNKNVYLTIKEEDEKYQLYNITDKL from the coding sequence GTGTTACAAAAAGCAGTAACAGAAGGCTATGGAAAAACCTTAAGCGAAGTTGGTTACATTTCTCCTGATTGGGAAATGATCTCACATTTAAAGTATAATGTTGGAGTATTCGCAGCGTTTAAAAATCATCACCAAATCGAAGAGACAGTAAAACTACTGATCGATGATAATGGAGAAGCCCGAAGTTGGGAAGATTTTAAAAATGCAGCGCTTGCACTTAACACGCGGTATAATTCGGTTTGGCTAAAAACAGAGTATCATTTAGCTAAAACAAGTGCAAAAGCAGCACGAAGATGGCAAGATATACAGCGTACAAAACACATATACCCAAACTTAATCTACGTAGCAGTAAATGACGGAAGAACAAGGGAGCTGCATAAAAAATGGCACGGAATAATTTTGCCTGTTGACCATGTATTCTGGAATACACATTACATACCAAATGATCACGGGTGTAGATGTAATGTCTTTAGAACAGATAAAGCAGTTGACACAAAAGGATATAACGTTGAAAACATGCCGGAACTACCGCCTATGTTTAATCAAAATACCGGAAAAACAGGAGTTGTGTTCGATAAAAGCCACCCATATTTTAAAATCAAAAATTACAAGAATATTGCCGATATGGCGCACAAAGCAATTATGAATATTCAGACTCAGCAAATAAAACAATACATTGTAAAACAACAGCTGCTTGACAAATCATTTAATTCTCAATTGGGGAAAGTAAAAATATTACCAGAGGCGGTGGATCGAATACTCCAACAAAAAACAGAAAACAGCTACCAATTAAACGCTGTTTTTTATGACCTAAAAAATGTAATTAAAAATGCATTGTACATTAAAACAAAAGAGAAGAAAGGAAGTAAATACCATTTTTTACATCTGCAAATTAAAAACAAAAATGTATACTTAACAATTAAGGAGGAAGACGAAAAATATCAGCTATATAACATTACTGATAAATTATAA
- a CDS encoding DUF935 family protein yields the protein MENITINNKAMPGNTLELAKKAQEITLDLAKVKQSVYRREINHHQRARMMRQSANPKTYLQQEVYKDAMMDSHLTAVIENRILRIQNRRFVITNNKGVTISDKNKIIEKKWFSDLLRYLMESIFFEYSLMQILKEGNEIKAVRNIERANVIPDTGMVVKNITDDKGLDFTAFPDDLLFAKLHQGHGLLEKAVPLTILKRHSWASWDEFEQIFGIPIRIAKISSTNDKVKQEVAQWLEQMGKASHAVFPTTAEIEIKENKNQDAFQVFFKKIEAVDSQVSILINGQTMTVKDGSSKSQAEVHERTEEEITKADLKNCLFWLNDHLVPVLRRLGHLSEEERIGTETSTDPLERIKTDQILMKSSGFRLTKQYLEITYGAELEEKPKKIKTPQSEKKN from the coding sequence ATGGAAAATATTACAATTAACAATAAGGCAATGCCGGGAAACACTTTAGAATTGGCAAAAAAAGCACAAGAAATAACACTTGATTTAGCCAAGGTTAAACAATCAGTATATCGCAGGGAAATTAACCACCACCAACGCGCAAGAATGATGCGCCAAAGCGCTAATCCAAAAACATATCTGCAGCAAGAAGTATACAAAGATGCAATGATGGATAGCCACTTAACAGCGGTGATAGAAAATCGTATTCTCAGAATTCAAAACCGTCGGTTTGTGATTACCAACAATAAAGGCGTTACCATTTCTGACAAAAATAAGATTATCGAAAAAAAATGGTTCAGCGACCTTTTGAGGTATCTGATGGAAAGCATTTTTTTCGAATACTCGCTGATGCAAATTTTGAAAGAAGGAAACGAAATAAAAGCGGTAAGAAACATTGAAAGGGCGAATGTGATTCCTGATACGGGGATGGTTGTAAAAAACATTACAGACGACAAAGGACTGGATTTTACCGCCTTTCCTGACGATCTGTTGTTTGCAAAATTACACCAAGGGCATGGACTTCTCGAAAAAGCGGTTCCGCTGACGATTTTAAAAAGACATTCCTGGGCGAGTTGGGACGAGTTCGAACAAATTTTTGGTATTCCAATACGTATTGCCAAAATTTCATCAACAAACGATAAGGTAAAACAAGAAGTTGCACAATGGTTGGAACAGATGGGAAAGGCATCACATGCCGTGTTTCCTACTACTGCAGAAATAGAAATAAAAGAAAACAAAAATCAGGACGCGTTTCAGGTATTCTTTAAAAAAATAGAAGCAGTCGACAGTCAGGTTTCTATTTTGATTAATGGGCAAACCATGACAGTTAAAGATGGCTCTTCCAAGAGTCAAGCCGAAGTGCATGAAAGAACAGAAGAAGAAATAACCAAAGCCGATTTGAAAAACTGCCTGTTCTGGCTGAATGATCATTTAGTGCCTGTATTGAGAAGATTAGGACATCTATCAGAAGAAGAGAGAATCGGAACTGAAACTTCTACAGATCCTTTAGAGAGGATAAAAACCGATCAGATCCTTATGAAATCATCCGGTTTTAGATTAACAAAACAATATCTAGAAATCACCTATGGGGCAGAACTAGAAGAAAAGCCAAAAAAAATAAAAACACCGCAGAGCGAAAAAAAGAATTAA
- a CDS encoding phage morphogenesis protein, which yields MKELAEAIKHKAKRVAEFLAREGIEIVIVEEENHIQENFQNEGFTDGGVEKWKKRKTEDKKGRDITRYRTNRRGKRGNKTAYGRKNEGRAILTGHGTGGDKLRYSYKSSKSGNKATFTSDKAYAEIHNEGKGNMHKRKHIGAAKSKTAKINRKVKKGLDKILK from the coding sequence ATGAAAGAACTAGCAGAAGCGATAAAGCATAAAGCAAAAAGAGTCGCAGAGTTTCTTGCTCGGGAAGGAATCGAAATAGTGATTGTCGAAGAAGAAAATCACATTCAGGAAAATTTCCAAAATGAAGGTTTTACAGACGGGGGTGTAGAAAAATGGAAAAAACGAAAAACCGAAGACAAAAAAGGAAGGGATATCACAAGATACAGAACGAATCGAAGAGGAAAAAGAGGAAATAAAACAGCCTATGGAAGAAAGAACGAAGGACGAGCAATTCTTACCGGGCATGGCACAGGAGGAGACAAGCTGAGATATTCATACAAATCCAGCAAAAGTGGCAACAAAGCAACTTTCACAAGTGATAAAGCTTACGCAGAAATACATAACGAAGGAAAAGGAAATATGCATAAAAGGAAGCACATCGGAGCAGCGAAAAGCAAAACCGCTAAGATTAACCGGAAAGTAAAAAAAGGGTTGGATAAAATTCTAAAATAA
- a CDS encoding phage protein Gp36 family protein has product MFIEKDDLKTISVVQVINNLINDNDEIVTEVIEESIDDMMGYLKKYAHHNIFDKRGTERNPTIKKHLKRIVKYELYKRKDIQIDDDTRIDYDETRTWLFDIATGKLDINLPEKEAEPETSGDGFIKLGGMPKYKTE; this is encoded by the coding sequence ATGTTTATTGAGAAAGACGATTTAAAAACGATATCAGTCGTACAAGTGATAAATAATCTTATTAACGATAATGATGAGATAGTCACAGAAGTAATTGAAGAAAGTATCGATGATATGATGGGGTATTTAAAAAAATATGCGCATCATAATATTTTTGATAAAAGAGGAACGGAGAGAAATCCAACCATCAAAAAGCACTTAAAGCGAATAGTCAAGTACGAATTATACAAACGAAAAGATATTCAAATTGATGACGATACACGCATCGATTACGATGAAACGCGGACTTGGTTATTCGACATCGCTACCGGGAAACTTGATATAAATCTACCTGAAAAAGAAGCAGAGCCAGAAACCTCGGGAGATGGATTTATAAAATTAGGCGGTATGCCTAAATACAAAACAGAATGA
- a CDS encoding phage terminase small subunit-related protein, whose product MSKKKAPPRKGRLPKAVSEKRRKDGKRMFINGLSYADIAEILDTHIDTVKNWSKLDNWEEAKKMHTISISEMRAEILNTLHSLKNGEKPKVSADAIRKIVAAFQELNDKRKNAAYAIENFDTLLDAFISKASEAKSQRERLHILDMMKYTANVAQEVVNKLYIDSIK is encoded by the coding sequence ATGAGTAAAAAAAAAGCACCTCCCCGCAAAGGCAGACTCCCTAAAGCCGTATCAGAAAAGCGTAGAAAAGACGGAAAAAGAATGTTTATCAACGGTCTTTCTTATGCTGATATTGCAGAAATTTTAGATACACATATTGATACTGTCAAAAACTGGTCGAAGCTAGATAATTGGGAGGAAGCAAAAAAAATGCACACTATTTCTATTAGTGAAATGAGAGCGGAGATTCTAAACACGCTCCATTCGCTGAAAAATGGAGAAAAGCCAAAAGTATCCGCAGACGCTATTCGCAAAATAGTGGCAGCTTTTCAAGAATTAAATGATAAGCGTAAAAATGCTGCCTATGCGATTGAAAACTTTGACACCTTACTGGATGCCTTTATTTCTAAAGCATCGGAAGCAAAATCACAAAGGGAAAGGTTACATATTCTTGACATGATGAAATACACCGCAAATGTAGCGCAGGAAGTAGTCAACAAACTATATATCGATTCAATCAAATGA
- a CDS encoding oxidase → MKDFLLDQNDDLLIKNGDFVTGDSTDKHQEHILIAHKGEFKEFPAIGVGISDYLLEDNLKDAIKEIKRQFEYEGIKINKIEVANGEINIDASY, encoded by the coding sequence ATGAAAGATTTTTTATTAGATCAGAACGACGACTTGCTGATCAAAAACGGAGATTTTGTTACAGGAGATAGTACAGACAAACACCAAGAACATATTTTAATCGCTCATAAGGGAGAGTTTAAGGAGTTTCCGGCAATTGGCGTGGGAATATCGGATTACTTATTAGAGGACAATTTAAAAGACGCTATAAAGGAGATAAAACGGCAATTTGAGTATGAGGGGATAAAAATAAATAAGATAGAAGTAGCAAACGGAGAAATCAATATCGACGCGAGTTATTAA
- a CDS encoding N-acetylmuramoyl-L-alanine amidase, with protein MREITTIVVHCLATIEGEYYDINDVDKMHKKRGFRCVGYHKLILLDGSVQNGRPLHQIGAHVKGKNEDTIGVAYVGGLDQNGSPKDTRTSAQKKSLKTELKKLKNQFRNAKIKGHRDLSPDRNGNGKIERFEWLKACPCFDAIKEYKNL; from the coding sequence ATGAGAGAAATAACAACAATAGTAGTTCATTGTTTAGCAACAATCGAAGGTGAGTATTACGATATCAATGATGTCGATAAAATGCACAAAAAACGAGGTTTTCGATGTGTAGGATATCACAAGCTAATTCTTTTAGATGGAAGTGTGCAAAACGGGCGCCCTCTTCACCAAATCGGAGCTCATGTAAAAGGAAAAAACGAGGATACTATTGGTGTTGCTTATGTGGGAGGGTTAGATCAAAATGGATCGCCAAAAGATACGCGAACAAGCGCGCAAAAGAAATCATTAAAAACGGAACTCAAAAAATTAAAAAACCAATTCCGAAATGCAAAAATAAAAGGACATCGTGATCTTTCCCCAGATCGTAATGGCAATGGAAAAATAGAGCGGTTTGAGTGGTTGAAAGCATGTCCCTGCTTTGACGCAATCAAGGAATACAAAAATCTATAA